GTCCGCCGCGCCGCCGTGGGAAAAATTGAGGCGGAACACGCTGACTCCGGCTTCGGCCAGAGCCAGAAGTTTTTCACTGCTGTTGGAGGCGGGGCCAATGGTGGCGACGATCTTGGTTTTCATGGTTTGTTCCCGAACATGCCTTGCTGAAGCCGCTTGGGCGGGCCATGCCATTGCCCCATAACATCTGTGCTGGCGGAGTCCCCAAGCCTTGGGCGTGGCGTGTTCTTTATGGTTAAACGCCACGGGACGGCATGCTGCATTCTGCCGGCTCTGTTCTGCATAAAACGTCCCGTTTACTGAACTGTTGCCGCTTTTACCGCCATTGTCAAGGTATTTAGCCTGCCGGGGCAAGCCGTCGGTATGGTGGCAAAGCCCGCTTGACACCCTCGGAGCCTTGGGGCATAAGTGGAAAAAAGTGGTAAAAAGTAGTAAAAAAGTGGTAAGACGGTGCACAAACTCTTCAAAAAAAGCCTTTCCCGCAGCCTGGACCCCAAGGGCCGGCTTATGCTCCCGCCGGAGTACAGGGAAGGACTTTGCGCCGAAGGCGGCAACGGCACCTTCTGGCTCACCGCTTTTTACGGTCGTCTGGTGGCCTACCTTCCGGAGGACTGGGAAGCCGTTACCACGCAGTTGAGCAGCATCGCCCTGCCGTCGCCCCGGCTGGCCCATTTCAAAACCAAGGTCATGGGCCTTGCGCAGGAACTGACGCCCGATGCCCAGGGCCGGGTGCGCATCCCCCAGGCGCTCATGCATGAAGTGGGGCTTGAGAAAGACGTCATGCTGGTGGGGATGCTCAGCAAGTTTGAAATCTGGGATCTGGCCCGCTTCAACGCCCTGAGTATTGAGGACGTTTCGGCCGAACTGGCCGCCAGCGGCCTGAACATCAGCCTGTAAACGCGGGCGGGGAGGGGGCCACGCTTCCCGCAGGCCCTGCAACCTCGCGTCGCTCACAGGATACGGTCATGCAAGAGTCTTTGTCGTCAGAGCAAAATCCGGCCCGGCACGTGCCGGTGCTGCCGACCCAGGTGCTGGAGGCTTTGGCCCCGCGCCCCGGCGGGCGGTATCTGGATGGCACTCTGGGCCTGGGCGGCCACGCTGCCGCCGTGCTTGCGGCGGCCCCTGCCGTGGAGCTCTGCGGTCTGGACCGTGACGCGGAAGCCCTGGAACTGGCCCGGCAGCGGCTGGCGCCCTTCGGCGACAGGGCGCATTTTTTTCACTGCCAGTATAGTGAATTTGCACAGGCTTTGGACCAACTGGGTTGGGACAGGATAGACGGCGCGCTGCTGGACATCGGCGTTTCGTCCCTGCAGCTGGATGAGCCCGAGCGGGGCTTCAGCTTCCACGGCGACGGGCCGCTGGACATGCGCATGGACCCGCAGCCGGGCTTGCCTTCGGCCTGGCACTGGGTCAACCGCGAAAGTTTCGCCCGCCTCAAGGAATGCATCGCCACCCTGGGTGAAGAACCCCAGGCCGGGCGTATTGCCCGCGTCATTGTGGAGGCCCGTCAGAAAGCCAGCATCGACACTACAGCCGAACTGGCTGCCCTGGTGGAAAAAGCCTATCCCGCCGCCTGGCGGGCCAGGGCCCGGCGGCACCCGGCCACCCGCACCTTTCAGGCCTTGCGTATGGCTGTCAACGACGAGTTGGGCGAACTGCGCCGCTTTCTGGATGGCATCCTTTCCCGGCTTTCTCTGGGCGGCAGGCTGGCTGTCATCACCTTCCATTCCCTGGAAGACCGTATGGTCAAACAGGCCATGCGCCACTGGGCCGAGGGCTGCCGGTGCCCCCGGCATGTGCCCGTCTGTGTTTGTCGACATGTGCCCGAAGTGCGTCTGTTGCATAAAAAGCCTCTCCAGGCCGATGCGGAGGAGCTGGCCCGTAACCCGCGCGCCAGCAGCGCCAAGCTGCGAGCTGTGGAAAAAATCGCCGAGGCCGTGTCGTGAAGCGGGCCGCAGCGGCGCGGCAAACCGGCGGCAGGGGTTGGCTGCTGGTTCTGGTGCTGGGGCTTTTATCCTGCATGATTATGGGACTGGTGCTGGTGTGGAGCAACATCGAGCGCATGGATACCACCTATTTCATCAACATCGCGCAGAATACCCAGCGTGAGCGCGAGGCCCTGCGGGCCAAGCTGGAAGTGGAGCGCGAACGCCTGCTTTCGCCCTATGAACTGCGTCGCCGGGCCGAAGAGTTCGGCATGCACGAACCCAAGCCGGGGCAGATCCGGCGGCTGGAGCTGCGCTGAGTCCCGGCCTTGTCCGGGCTAAAAGGTCTATTTTTCAGGACGCCCGCCGGGCGTCGGAGCAGGAACCGACATGTTCAAACTCAGATCCCGCAAAAACAACAGGTCAGAAGCCGACCAGCGCAAAAAGACCACTTCCCGGCCCAACCGTCACGTTACGTCCGAACGCGAACGCGCGTCCTGGGCGCGCAACGTGGACTGGGGCCGGGCCCGCATTCGCCTGGTGGTGGGCGTCTTCTGTCTGTTGTGGGTGGGGCTGTGGAGCCGGGCCTGGTACCTGCAGATGATTGAGGGGCCGCGCCTGGCGGAACGCGCCCGTCGGCAGCATATGGCTTCCGAACTGGTCACAGGCCGGCGGGGTATGATTTATGACCGCAACGGGCAGGTGCTGGCGCGCAGTGTAGAGGCCCGTTCAGTCTATGCCCGACCGCAGGACATTGAAGACTTTCAGGCCATGGCCATCAAACTGGGGCCCATCCTGGGGCAGGATCCGCAAAAGCTCTATGCGGAGCTGTCGCAGACCAAGCGCCGCTTTGTCTGGCTGCGCCGCAAGGTGGACGACTACACCGCCGAGGCCGTACGCAAGGCCAATATTCCCGGCATAGGCCTGAGCAAGGAATACGACCGTATCTATCCCTTCAAGCATATGGCCGGGCAGCTGCTGGGCTTTGTCGGCCTGGACGACAAGGGTCTGGAAGGTCTTGAACGCACGCTGGACGACCGCCTGGGCTGCGTGCCCACCAGGCAGATCGTGCAGCGCGACGCCATGGGCCGACGGTTTTATCTGCACGAAGAAGGGCAGAGTGAGCCCGTGGGGCAGGACGTGACCCTGACCATTGACGTGCAGATGCAGTTTATTGTGGAGGAAGCCGTGGCCCGCGCTGTGCGCGACTTTGACGCCCGCTGGGGCGGCGCGCTGGTGGTGGACGTGCCCTCAGGCGAGATTATGGCCTGGGCCCAGTACCCCTTTTTTAACCCCAACACCTATAAGGAAGCGAGTCCGCTCATCTACCGCAACCGCCTGGCGGCGGATGCTCTGGAACCGGGCTCAACCTTCAAACCCTTTGTCATGGCCGCGGCCCTGCAGGAGCACAAGGTCACCCCCAATACGCTCATTGACTGCGAAGGCGGCAAATGGGTGAATAAAAACTTCACCATCCGGGACACCTCTCGTCAGGGCATCCTGCCGGCCACCAAGGTGCTGCGCTATTCCTCCAATATTGGTATGGCAAAGATCGGCCTTTCCTTGGGTGCGCCAACTTTTTACAAGTATCTGCATGCATTGGGGTTTGGTCAGCACACGGGCGTGCCCGTGGCCGACAGCAGGGGCATTCTACGTCAGCCGCGAGACTGGAGTGAAGTGGACGTGCTGGCCACATCCTTTGGGCAGAGCATTTCCGTCACCGGGCTGCAGATGGCGCAGGCCTATCTGACTCTGCTCAACAACGGCGTATTCAAGCCCCTGCGTCTTACCCGCGACGACGGCGGGGTGGTGGAGGCGCACACGCGCGTCTATGCCGAAACCGCCGTGCGTCAGGTCATGCACATGATGCGCGATGTGGTGGAAGAAAAGGACGGTACGGGCAAGCGCGCCCGCGTGGACGGCCTGCTGGTGGCCGGAAAAACCGGCACGGCTCAGAAGGCCGACCACCGCTCCGGCACGTATGGCAGCAAGCGGCTGGCCTCCTTTGTGGGGTTTTTCCCGGCGGACAAGCCGCGCTACCTTATTCTGGTCATGGTGGACGAGCCCAGCCGCAACCAGTACGGCGGCGTAGTGGCTGCGCCGGTATTTAAGGAAATTGCTTCCCGCACCGTAACCTATACGGGCATGCTGGCCTCCACGTCGGCCGACGAAGCTGCCGATAAACCTAAGGCCGCCGCGGCTCAGGGCCGGGGCCGCAGCCTCAAACTTGCGGGCCTGGAGACGCCCTTCAGCCCTGCCGCGCGCAATGCCGTGCCTGCTCGGCCCGAAACGGGCATGCGTCTGCCTGGTCATCTGGCCAAGGCCGGCAGCCGCGTGCCGGACGTCATGGGCAAAACCGTGCGCAACGCCGTAGAGCTGTTTGCCCGCGCGGGCGTGGTGCCCGAACTCAAAGGCAGCGGCAGCCGTGTGGTCAAGCAGAGCCCCCTGCCGGGTACGGCCTGGCCCGAAGATGACCGTGGGGCGGAATATATCCTCTGGCTTTCAGAGCGGTAGATTTTGGAGTGTTGCGCGTTTTCCTGACGGCGCGGCAGCGCGCGGTTGTGGGTTGCCAGAGGCCGCGTCCGTCAGGTTTTTTCAGGGCAATTCCGTTTTGCAGCTGCCCTGACGGATCTGCGCAAGCGAGGTCTGCCACGGAGGCGGGCCACGCAGTTAAGCGCCGGAGTGGCTGCGTAAAATTTTGAGAATGCGCATTCTCAAAAGTATAGTGCTGTTGGAGCGGGCCGCCTCCACCGCAGTTGCGGGCGCGGGATCGGCTGCGGTTACAAAGGAGAAAAACGGGTATGGAACGGGATTTTGCGGCCTTGCTGGAACAGTGCCGACGCGGCGGCGTGGAAGTGCGCGCGGATTCGCGTCAGGTCGGGCCCGGAGACGTCTTCGTGGCCGTGCCCGGCGCGAGCGAGGACGGCGCGCGTTTTATTTCCGCAGCCGTGGCGGCGGGCGCGGCTACTGTGGTCTGCCGGCCCGATGCGGCCGCTGCCGTATCCGGGGGCTGCGCTGTGGTGGCCCATCCTGACCCGCGCGAGGCCCTTTGGCGGTTGGCTCAGGCCCGCTGGCACACCGATGCGCTGGCGCTGAAGATCCTGGGCGTCACCGGCACCAATGGCAAGACCACCTGCGCCTATCTGCTGGAACGGCTGTTCAGCGAAGCCGGGCACAAAGTGGGCGTTATGGGCACCGTTAACTACCGCTGGCCCGGCCACACGGAACCAGCCCCGCTGACTACGCCCGACCCCCTGCATGTGCACGCCATGCTGGCGCAGATGGCCGCTGCCGGGGCGGACGTGGCTGTGATGGAGGCCTCCTCCCACGCCATAGAGCAGCAGCGCGTGGACGGCGTGCCTTTTGCCGGGGCCATTTTTACCAACCTGACCCAGGATCATCTGGACTACCACAGGGACATGGAGAGCTACTTTAAGGCCAAGGCCCGGCTTTTCCTTGAATTACCCCGTGCGGACAAGGCTGTGGCCGTCAATGCTGACGACCCCTGGGGACGGCGGTTGCTGGAGCTATGTCCCGACGCGCTTTCTTTTGGCCTGCAGAAGGGCGGGCCGCAGCGGCGGCATCTGTGGGGAGAGCTGCTCTCCGCCGGCACTGACGGCTGTCATCTGCGCATGCGCCTGGGCAAGCACGCCTGGGAGCTGCATTCGCCGCTGGTGGGGGCTTTCAACGCCTCCAACCTGTTGGCCGTACAGGCCCTGGCCCTGGATATGGGGCTGGAACCGGAGACCTTTACGGCCTTGGAACATTTTACGGGCGTCTGCGGTCGGCTGGAGCGCGTGCCCAATCCCCAAGGGCTGCACGTCTTTGTGGACTATGCCCACACGCCGGATGCGCTGGTCAACGTGCTCAAGGCTCTGCGCGAGGCGGGCTTTGCGCGCATTGTCACTGTGTTCGGCTGCGGCGGCAACCGCGACCGCACCAAGCGGCCGCTTATGGGCGAGGCCGTGGCCCGCTGGTCCGACGTGGCTGTGCTGACGTCGGACAATCCGCGCTTTGAGGAGCCGGAAGCCATTCTTGCCGACGTGCTGCCCGGTCTGAAAACCGCCCGGCAAGTGCTGGTGGAGGTGGACCGGCGCACGGCCACGGCCAGGGCGCTGGACCTGCTGGGCAAGGACGACGCCTTGCTTATTGCAGGTAAAGGGCATGAGGATTATCAGATCGTCAAGGGAATAAAGCACCACTACAGTGACCAGGAAGTGGTGCGGGAGTTGCTGCATTGCGCCTGAGTTACGCGGAAATAGCAGTCCATCTGGGCTTGCCCGGCAGCAGGGACGACCGTCTGCTGACCACTGCAGTGACGGACAGCCGCGAGGCCTGCCCCGGCGCACTCTTTGTCTGCGTGCCCGGCAGCCGCGTGGATGGCCACGATTTTGCCGCAGCGGCCGTGGAGCGGGGCGCAGGCGCGGTGCTGGCGCAGCGGCCTTTGCCGCCTGTGGGCGCGCCTGTGCTGCTGGTGCCGGATACGGTGACGGCCCTGGGGCGCATTGCCGCGCTGTGGCGTTCCAAAACCCGGGCCAGGGTAGTGGGCATCACGGGCACGGCGGGCAAAACCACGCTCAAGGAAGTGCTGGCGCAGGTGTTGGCCGTGCGCGGTCAGACGGCCCGCAACGCCCTGAACCACAACAACCAGATCGGCATGCCCCGCGCCATGCTGGCCACGGACGGGCAGGAAGATTTTTGGGTGCTGGAGGCGGGCATCAGCCACGCCGGCGACATGGATGCTCTGGGCTCGGTGCTGCGTCCTGATCTGGGGCTGGTTCTCAACGCGGGCGCGGGCCATACGGAGGGCCTGGGCGCAAAGGGCGTGGCCTGGCACAAGGCGCGCCTGCTGCATTATCTGGCTTCCGGAGGCTTGGGCCTTATTTGCGCCGACTATCCCGATCTGGTGCGCGAAGCCGGCGCATACGACGCGGACGTGCGTCTGTTCAGCGCCACAGGACGACGCGCGGACTTCGCGGCCGCCTATCTGGGCCCGGCGCCTCTTTCAGGCGCAGCGGTTGCGGACGGCGCGGAGAATCCGCCGCCAATCGTGGAACAGGGGCTTTTTCGGGTGCGGCTTGAAGGGGTAACGTTCACGCTGGCCGCGCCCTTTCGCGGGGCCTACGGCGCGGAAAACGTGGCTGCCGTGGCCGCAGCAGCGCACGTGCTGGGGCTGAGCATGGAGGAAATCGCCCAGGGCTTGGGGCGGGCCGTGTTGCCCGCACAACGCCTGGCCCGCCAGCGCCTGGCAGGCTGGCTGCTGCTGGACGATACCTACAACGCCAACCCCTTGTCTATGCAGCGCATGCTGGAAGCGGCCGCCGGACAGGCTGTGGGTGCGCCCCTGGTGGCGGTGTTGGGCGAAATGCTGGAACTGGGCGCACAGGCCGCGCCCTGCCATGAAGTCCTGGGGCGGCAACTGGCTGCTCTGGGCCCGGCGGCCGTGTTCTGGAAGGGAGGACAGGCAGAGGCCGTGCACGCGGGCCTGCAGCGGGGCGGTTATGGTGGCCCTTGGCTGCCCGTGGCGGACGCGGCGGATTTTGCGACAACCTGGGAAAAAACGGCGGGCCGGCTGCCCGGCGGCGTCGTATTGTTCAAGGGTTCGCGCGGCAACCGGCTGGAGCTGTTGCTGGCGGCCTTGCGGGAGCGGCTTGGGCGGTCGGAGGCCGCGCGGCCGGAATAGTGAGCGTAGCGGCCTCGGCAAACGTTTGCTCCTGAGAACGGGCGTTTCTCAGTTCTGGCAACGCTCTGGGGCAAACCAACGGAACGGACAGGCATGTTTTATAATTTTTTGGTGCCCTTTTCTGCGGACTACACCTTCCTCAACGTGTTCCGCTACATCAGTTTCCGTTCCATGGCCGCGCTCATCACGGCCCTGGTCTTCTCCATTCTGGTGGGGCCGCGCTTTATTGCCTGGCTCCGGCGGGTCAAGTGCGGGCAGTATATCCTTGAGGATGTGGCGGCCCACGCTTCCAAAGCGGGCACGCCCACTATGGGCGGCCTGCTCATGCTGGCGAGTCTTGCGCTCAGCCTGCTGTTCTGGGCCGATCTCTCCAACGCCTACGTCTGGCAGGCCTTCCTGGTCTTTGTGGGCTTTGGGGCCGTGGGCTTCTGGGATGATATGACCAAGCTCCGCCACCACGAAAACCGGGGCATTTCCGGCAAGGCCAAGATGGCCGGGCAACTGGTGGTGGCCTGCGCAGCCATGCTGTTGCTCTATGCCAATCCGGACTACAGCAGCAAGCTCACGGTACCGTTTTTCAAGGAAGTGACCGTGGACCTGGGCTGGATGTACCTGCCCTTCGGCATTTTTGTCATGGTGGCCGCATCCAACGCCGTGAATCTTACGGACGGGCTGGACGGACTGGCCATCGGACCTTCCATCGTAGCCTGCCTGGTTTTCTCCATTTTCATTTACATCACGGGCAACGCGCGCTTTTCCAGTTATCTGCTGGTGCCCTACATGCCGGGCGTGGGTGAGGTGACCGTGTTCTGCGCCGCACTGGTGGGCGCGGGGCTGGGTTTTTTATGGTTCAACGCCTATCCCGCCCAGGTTTTTATGGGCGACGTGGGCTCGCTTTCCATGGGTGGGGTGCTGGGCTATCTGGCCCTGCTCTGCAAGCAGGAACTGGTGCTGGCGGTGGTGGGCGGTTTGTTTGTGGCCGAGACTCTTTCGGTCATCCTGCAGGTGAGTTACTTTCGCTGGACAGGCGGCAAGCGCATCTTTCGCATGGCGCCGCTGCACCACCATTTTGAACTCAAGGGCGTGCCGGAATCAAAAATCATCATCCGCTTCTGGATTACGTCCATCCTGTTGGGGCTCATGGCTCTTTCAGTCCTGAAACTGCGCTGAGGAGACGGCTTATGGCGTTGGAAAAAGCACGGGGCAGACGCATCAATGCCGGAGAACTGGCAGTGGTGGTGGGCGCGGGCCGGTCCGGCCTGGCGGCGGCGCGGCTGTTGCGACGCGAAGGCGCGCGCGTGCGGCTTCTGGACAGCAACCCCAAGGCCTTCGCGGGCCGGGAAGCCCTGGCCGAAGATCTGCGCGCCCTGGGCGTGGAGCTGCTCTTGGGCGAGCACAAGCCGGAGATGTTCGCTCAGGCGGCTTTTGTGGTGCCCAGCCCCGGCATGCCCGCCGTGCGCCTACAGGGACTGGTGGATACGGAGACTTCTGAAATTCTGGCCGAAATGGAACTGGCCTGGCGCTGCCTGAGCGACGAGCCCGTACTGGCCGTTACCGGCACCAGCGGCAAAACCACCACGGCTTCCCTGGCGGCGGCCATGCTGCACGAGCAAGGCTATGCGGTCTTTCTGGGCGGCAATATCGGCACGCCCCTTTCGGAATATGTGCTGGCCGGAACCAGGGCCGACGTGCTGGTGCTGGAGGTATCCAGCTTTCAGCTTCAGACCTGCACGACGTTCTGCCCCCGGGCGGGCATCCTGCTCAACATTACGCCCAATCATCTGGACTACCATAAGGATATGGAAGAATACATTACGGCCAAGTTCCGCCTGTTCCGCTGTCAGGACGAGGGCGATCTGGCCGTGCTGGGGGCGGACCTGCGCCCCCTGGCCGAACGTTATGCGCTCAAGGCCCGCACGGTTTTTGTGGACGCCACGGAGCGCTTTCCCCACAGTCGGCTCATGGGGCGGCACAACCGCATCAACGAGGAGGCGGCCTGGCAGGCCTGCCGACTGTTCGGCGTGCGCGAAGAGAGCGCGGCCCGCGCCGTGGCCCGCTTTGCGCCGCTGCCGCACCGCCTGGAGCGGGTGCGCGAACTGCGTGGCGTGCTGTATGTCAATGATTCCAAATGCACCACGGTATCGGCCCTGCAAGTGGCGCTGGAGGCTTTTGACCGGCCTGTGCGCCTGCTTTGCGGCGGCAAGTTCAAAGGCGGCGATTTGGCGGCCCTCTCCGCGCTGGTGCGGGAAAAAGTCAAAGAAGTTGTGCTGTTCGGCGCAAGTCGTGAGCATTTTGAAAAGGCCTGGCAAGGGGTCGTGCCCCTGAGCTGGCACCCGACCCTGGAGCCGGCCGTGCGCTTTGCGAGCGCCGACGCGCAGCCGGGCGAGGTGGTGCTGCTGGCCCCGGCCACATCCAGTTATGATCTTTACCGCAACTATGAAGAGCGCGGCGACGATTTTAAACGTCTGGTGGGGTTGTTGGCATGAAAAACGTCTTTACGGCCAAAACCGTAAAAAAATCGGGTGAGAGCCCTCTGGCACGCGCCATGAATGGGGCGACGAACGCAGCGCCCTTTGACTGGTGGCTGTTCGCTCTCATGCTGGTTATTCTGGCCATTGGTCTGGTCATGGTACTTTCGGCCAGCGGCATTGTGGCCGAACAGGTCAACGGCGACAAATACTATTTTTTCAAGCGTCAGATCTTCTTTGCCCTGGCGGGCGGGGCGGCCCTCTGGGGCGCGGCCCTTATGCCGCGGCAGTGGCTTTACCATCTGCAGTATCCCGCACTTTTTGTGGCGTTATTGCTCCTGCTGGTGACGCTCTCGCCGCTGACCCCGGCCATCAACGGCGCCAAGCGCTGGATTCCGCTGGGGCCTGTTTCCGTGCAGCCCATGGAATTCGTCAAAATTGCTTTGGCCCTGTATCTGGCCTACTTCATGAGCTCCAAGCAGGATCTGATCAAGACCTTCAGCCGGGGCGTCATCCCGCCCTTTGCGGTCACAGGCCTGTTCTGTTTTCTGCTGCTGCTCCAGCCGGACTTCGGCAGCGCCGTGGTGTTGGCCTGCCTGCTTTTCTTTATGTGTGTGGCGGGTGGCACCCGCTTTATCTACCTGTTCTTTTCCGTAGCCCTGGCCTGCGCGGGCGCCATGGCCCTGGCCATTTCCTCCCCCTATCGGCTGCGGCGGCTGCTGGCCTTTCTCGATCCTTTTCAGGACGCCCACAATACGGGCTACCAGTTGGTGCAGTCCTTGCTGGCCATCGGTTCCGGCAGCTTCTTCGGCGTGGGGGTGGGGGCCAGCAAGCAGAAGATGTTCTATCTGCCGGAGGCCCACAACGACTTTATCATGGCCGTGCTGGCTGAAGAACTGGGCTTTGTGGGCGTGAGCGTAGTCATGATTCTGTTCGCCCTCTTGTTCTGGCGCTGCTACAAAATCATCATGGGCCAGCAGAATCTGCGCGACCGCTTCACCGCTTTCGGCATTACCACCATTCTGGTCATGGGCGCGGTGCTCAATCTGGCCGTGGTCATGGGCGTGGCCCCGCCCAAGGGCGTGCCCATGCCGCTCATGAGCTACGGCGGCAGTAACCTGGTGGCCACCATGCTTTGTGTGGGGCTGCTCATGAACTTTTCAAGGACGGCGGAACCGTGGACAGCATCCTCCTGACCACCGGCGGCACCGGCGGGCACATCTTTCCGGCTCTGGCCGTGGCGGAAGAACTGCGGCGGCGCAACCCGGACGTGCGGCTGCTCTTTGTGGGTTCGCAGTACGGCCCGGAAGAGCGTCTGGCCCGTCTGGCGGACGTGCCTTTTGCGGGTCTGCCCGTGCGCGGATTCCTGGGGCGCGGGCTGCGGGCCGTGGGCGCGGCCGGTCGCATGACGCTGGCCGTGGGCAAAGCGCTCAAGCTGGTGCGGCGGTTTGACCCCCAGGCCGTGGCAGGTTTTGGCGGCTACGCGGCCTTTGCGCCCATGCTGGCCGCGCGGCTGCTGGGCGTGCCCGGTCTGCTGCACGAACAGAACGCCGTAGCCGGCATGAGCAACCGCCTGCTGGCCCGCCTGGCGCGCAAGGTCTGCCTTTCCCTGCCCAATACGGAAGGTTTTGACCCGAAAAAATGCGTGCTCACCGGCAACCCCGTGCGGGCCGCTGTGAGCGCCGTGGGCGGACTTTCTCGCGAGCGGCGCACGCGTCGCCTGCTGGTTATGGGCGGTTCGCAGGGCGCGCACGCCCTCAACGCCTTTATGGTGGAGCACCTGGCCGCCTTTCGCGGTGGGGGGGTGGAAATCCGCCATCAGACCGGCGAGGCCGACGCGGGCTGGGTGCGCGCGGCTTATGTGGCTGCGGGCTACGCGCCGGAAAGCGTGGCGGCTTTTATTGACGACATGGCCGCAGCCTATGCCTGGGCCGATGTGGCGCTGTGCCGGGCCGGAGCCAGCACCGTGGCTGAACTCTGCGCCGCTGGTCTGCCTGCAGTGCTGGTGCCCTTTCCCCACGCCATCCACGACCACCAGACCCGCAACGCCACGGTGCTGGCCCGCTGCGGCGCGGCGGAACTGGTGCCCGAAAGCCGTATGGTGGTGCAGCACATGGACGAAACCTTGCTGCGCCTGCTGAGCATGCCCGGCGAACGCGCCCCCATGGCCGCTGCGGCTCTTGCCGCAGCCCGCCCGGACGCCGCCGCACGGGTGGCTGATATCTTGGAAACCATCGTTAAAACCCGCGCCTGAGCGCCGTGCAATATGCCGAACCCCGATGAGGCAGCTTTAACCGCCCAATGTATCTAGACTTTTTTTAAAGGATTTTTTACATGAACAACAAAATCAAACGCATCCACATGGTGGGCATCGGCGGCGCGGGCATGAGCGGCATTGCGGAAGTGCTGCTTAACCAGGGGTACGCGGTCACGGGGTCGGATATGGCCGATTCTGCCGTGGTGCGCCATCTGCGGGATCTGGGCGCGCACATCGCTCTGGGCCACGCGGCGGAAAATATCGGCGATGTGCAGGTGCTGGTTAAATCCACGGCCATCAGTGAGGACAACCCGGAACTGGTGGAGGCCCGTCGGCGCAATATCGCCATTATCCCCCGTGCGGAAATGCTGGCCGAGCTCATGCGCCTGCGGCAGGGCGTGGCCATTGCCGGCACCCACGGCAAAACCACCACCACCTCGCTCACGGCCTCCATTTTCGATACCGCCGGGCTGGATCCCACGGTGATCATCGGCGGTCGGCTCAATGTTTACGGCACCAACGCCCACCTGGGCCACGGCGACTACCTTATTGCCGAGGCGGACGAATCCGACGGCTCTTTTTTGTGCCTGTTGCCCATTATCAATGTGGTCACCAATGTGGATGAAGACCATCTGGACCACTATAAAACCCGCGAGCACCTCAACGCGGCCTTTGTGCAGTTCATGAACCAGGTGCCGTTTTACGGCCTTAATGTTGTCTGCGGCGACGATCCCGGCGTGCGGGCCCTGCTGCCCCAGGTCAAGCGCCCGGTGCTGACCTACGGTTTTGCCGAAGAAAACGCCCTGCGCGCCGTGCCCCTGGAAAGCGGACGCACCAATCATTTTGAGGTCTGGCGCGACAACCGCAACCTGGGCGAAATCAATCTGCCCCAGCCAGGGCGGCACAACATGCTCAACGCCTTGGGCGCCATCGGCGCGGCTATGGCTGCCGACATCAGCTTTACGGACTGCACGCGCGGCCTGAACGGCTTTGGCGGCGTGGGGCGGCGTTTTGAATTCAAAGGCGAGCGGGGTGGCGTTACCGTGGTGGACGACTACGGCCACCACCCGGCGGAAATTGCGGCTACCCTGGCTACGGCCCGGCAGGTTTTTCCTGGTCGACGTCTGGTGGCGGCGTTTCAGCCTCACCGTTTTACGCGCACCCAAGCCCATTT
This portion of the Desulfovibrio legallii genome encodes:
- the murC gene encoding UDP-N-acetylmuramate--L-alanine ligase, which gives rise to MNNKIKRIHMVGIGGAGMSGIAEVLLNQGYAVTGSDMADSAVVRHLRDLGAHIALGHAAENIGDVQVLVKSTAISEDNPELVEARRRNIAIIPRAEMLAELMRLRQGVAIAGTHGKTTTTSLTASIFDTAGLDPTVIIGGRLNVYGTNAHLGHGDYLIAEADESDGSFLCLLPIINVVTNVDEDHLDHYKTREHLNAAFVQFMNQVPFYGLNVVCGDDPGVRALLPQVKRPVLTYGFAEENALRAVPLESGRTNHFEVWRDNRNLGEINLPQPGRHNMLNALGAIGAAMAADISFTDCTRGLNGFGGVGRRFEFKGERGGVTVVDDYGHHPAEIAATLATARQVFPGRRLVAAFQPHRFTRTQAHFGEFCKVFDAVDLLLLTEIYPASEKPIPGVSGQSLAQGIRQVSTTPVEYFQTLDAMTVALPTLLRPGDVLLTLGAGSITRLGPAWLEAQDHA
- the ftsW gene encoding putative lipid II flippase FtsW — its product is MKNVFTAKTVKKSGESPLARAMNGATNAAPFDWWLFALMLVILAIGLVMVLSASGIVAEQVNGDKYYFFKRQIFFALAGGAALWGAALMPRQWLYHLQYPALFVALLLLLVTLSPLTPAINGAKRWIPLGPVSVQPMEFVKIALALYLAYFMSSKQDLIKTFSRGVIPPFAVTGLFCFLLLLQPDFGSAVVLACLLFFMCVAGGTRFIYLFFSVALACAGAMALAISSPYRLRRLLAFLDPFQDAHNTGYQLVQSLLAIGSGSFFGVGVGASKQKMFYLPEAHNDFIMAVLAEELGFVGVSVVMILFALLFWRCYKIIMGQQNLRDRFTAFGITTILVMGAVLNLAVVMGVAPPKGVPMPLMSYGGSNLVATMLCVGLLMNFSRTAEPWTASS
- the murD gene encoding UDP-N-acetylmuramoyl-L-alanine--D-glutamate ligase; its protein translation is MALEKARGRRINAGELAVVVGAGRSGLAAARLLRREGARVRLLDSNPKAFAGREALAEDLRALGVELLLGEHKPEMFAQAAFVVPSPGMPAVRLQGLVDTETSEILAEMELAWRCLSDEPVLAVTGTSGKTTTASLAAAMLHEQGYAVFLGGNIGTPLSEYVLAGTRADVLVLEVSSFQLQTCTTFCPRAGILLNITPNHLDYHKDMEEYITAKFRLFRCQDEGDLAVLGADLRPLAERYALKARTVFVDATERFPHSRLMGRHNRINEEAAWQACRLFGVREESAARAVARFAPLPHRLERVRELRGVLYVNDSKCTTVSALQVALEAFDRPVRLLCGGKFKGGDLAALSALVREKVKEVVLFGASREHFEKAWQGVVPLSWHPTLEPAVRFASADAQPGEVVLLAPATSSYDLYRNYEERGDDFKRLVGLLA
- the murG gene encoding undecaprenyldiphospho-muramoylpentapeptide beta-N-acetylglucosaminyltransferase; this encodes MDSILLTTGGTGGHIFPALAVAEELRRRNPDVRLLFVGSQYGPEERLARLADVPFAGLPVRGFLGRGLRAVGAAGRMTLAVGKALKLVRRFDPQAVAGFGGYAAFAPMLAARLLGVPGLLHEQNAVAGMSNRLLARLARKVCLSLPNTEGFDPKKCVLTGNPVRAAVSAVGGLSRERRTRRLLVMGGSQGAHALNAFMVEHLAAFRGGGVEIRHQTGEADAGWVRAAYVAAGYAPESVAAFIDDMAAAYAWADVALCRAGASTVAELCAAGLPAVLVPFPHAIHDHQTRNATVLARCGAAELVPESRMVVQHMDETLLRLLSMPGERAPMAAAALAAARPDAAARVADILETIVKTRA
- the mraY gene encoding phospho-N-acetylmuramoyl-pentapeptide-transferase → MFYNFLVPFSADYTFLNVFRYISFRSMAALITALVFSILVGPRFIAWLRRVKCGQYILEDVAAHASKAGTPTMGGLLMLASLALSLLFWADLSNAYVWQAFLVFVGFGAVGFWDDMTKLRHHENRGISGKAKMAGQLVVACAAMLLLYANPDYSSKLTVPFFKEVTVDLGWMYLPFGIFVMVAASNAVNLTDGLDGLAIGPSIVACLVFSIFIYITGNARFSSYLLVPYMPGVGEVTVFCAALVGAGLGFLWFNAYPAQVFMGDVGSLSMGGVLGYLALLCKQELVLAVVGGLFVAETLSVILQVSYFRWTGGKRIFRMAPLHHHFELKGVPESKIIIRFWITSILLGLMALSVLKLR